The following are encoded together in the bacterium (Candidatus Blackallbacteria) CG13_big_fil_rev_8_21_14_2_50_49_14 genome:
- a CDS encoding ethanolamine utilization protein EutN, translating to MLLGKVIGTVVASQKDIKLEGLKFQVLQLMDLNGKLTSNYVVAIDAVGAGIGEVVMYASGSSARQTSVTHNKPCDAVIMAIVDNWNMQGETVFNKTEEE from the coding sequence GTGTTATTGGGCAAAGTCATCGGTACGGTGGTAGCCAGCCAGAAAGATATCAAACTGGAGGGCCTGAAATTTCAGGTTTTGCAATTGATGGATCTGAACGGCAAGCTGACCAGTAATTATGTCGTGGCCATTGACGCTGTCGGTGCAGGGATCGGTGAAGTGGTGATGTATGCTTCGGGCAGTTCAGCCCGACAGACTTCCGTCACCCACAACAAACCCTGTGACGCGGTGATTATGGCAATCGTCGATAACTGGAATATGCAGGGCGAAACCGTCTTTAACAAGACAGAAGAGGAATAA
- a CDS encoding ethanolamine utilization protein EutM (ethanolamine utilization protein; involved in the degredation of ethanolamine), with amino-acid sequence MSEALGMIETRSFAASVEAADAMVKAAKVELVSYEKTGGGYVTVVVRGDVAACKAATEAGARAAEKVGEMVAVHVIPRPHSNVESILPLGRQAAHAGSDARKSEK; translated from the coding sequence ATGAGTGAAGCCTTAGGAATGATTGAAACCCGTAGTTTTGCTGCTTCCGTAGAAGCAGCCGATGCCATGGTCAAAGCGGCCAAGGTTGAACTGGTAAGTTATGAAAAAACCGGCGGTGGCTATGTGACTGTCGTGGTACGTGGTGATGTTGCCGCCTGTAAGGCTGCAACCGAAGCCGGTGCCCGTGCAGCTGAGAAAGTTGGCGAAATGGTGGCTGTCCACGTAATTCCTCGCCCCCACTCCAATGTTGAAAGTATTCTTCCTTTGGGCCGTCAGGCCGCACACGCAGGCAGCGATGCCCGCAAAAGCGAAAAGTAG